A region of Rhodoligotrophos appendicifer DNA encodes the following proteins:
- a CDS encoding DMT family transporter → MERAAAGWGSGLLGVIIFSGSLPATRVAVADFSPMFLTSARAVIAALLGATFLLARHQMRPERNDILPLTLVAIGGVIGFPLLTAFALQHMTAAHSIVFIGLLPLATAIFGVVRGGERPKPAFWLFSVVGAAAVAGFALYGSEGGTLIGELLMFAAILVCGLGYAEGATLSRRLGGWQVISWALLLSLPIMAVIALFTLPETWGRIGVPAWAGLAYVSIFSMMVGFIFWYRGLALGGIAGVGQLQLLQPFFGFLLAAIFLGEPIAWTMIASTVVIVACVAGAKRFA, encoded by the coding sequence ATGGAAAGAGCAGCAGCGGGTTGGGGCAGCGGTCTCCTGGGCGTCATCATATTCAGCGGGTCGCTACCGGCCACCCGCGTGGCCGTGGCGGACTTTTCGCCGATGTTCCTTACATCCGCCCGCGCGGTGATCGCCGCACTGCTGGGGGCAACCTTCCTTTTGGCGCGGCACCAGATGCGGCCCGAGCGAAACGACATCCTTCCGCTGACACTGGTAGCGATCGGCGGCGTCATCGGGTTTCCGTTGCTGACGGCGTTTGCGCTCCAGCACATGACCGCAGCGCATTCCATCGTCTTCATCGGCCTGCTGCCGCTCGCAACGGCCATCTTCGGCGTGGTACGCGGAGGCGAGCGTCCCAAGCCTGCCTTCTGGCTGTTCTCGGTCGTCGGTGCGGCCGCTGTCGCTGGCTTCGCGCTCTACGGAAGCGAGGGGGGAACGCTGATTGGCGAGCTGCTGATGTTCGCCGCGATTCTAGTGTGCGGGCTCGGCTACGCGGAAGGAGCGACGCTCTCACGCCGCCTCGGCGGCTGGCAGGTCATCTCTTGGGCCTTGCTGCTATCGCTTCCCATCATGGCCGTGATCGCCTTGTTTACCTTGCCCGAAACGTGGGGGAGGATCGGCGTGCCTGCCTGGGCCGGCCTCGCCTATGTGTCGATCTTCAGTATGATGGTGGGTTTCATCTTCTGGTATCGCGGCCTTGCGCTAGGCGGTATCGCGGGGGTTGGCCAGTTGCAGCTCCTGCAACCCTTTTTCGGGTTCCTGTTGGCGGCGATCTTTCTGGGCGAGCCGATCGCGTGGACGATGATCGCATCTACAGTGGTCATTGTCGCGTGTGTCGCCGGAGCAAAGCGTTTCGCCTGA
- a CDS encoding AraC family transcriptional regulator encodes MVRAGLGRLVPKSFIRVGVASTLPGVLFDLGIQPNEVFGKVGISASVFSDPDNTIPFSLFAELIALSTRVTGRDDLGLLICERTSASSLGVVGFYLQQAPDVRTALGDLVRYLHHHDRGAVPFLATDNDTVRLGYLIYEPDAAGCDQIYDGALAIGRNIMRALCGPQWAPSEVLLSRPTPPARGRYERFFNAPVRFEAEQSAILFDEKWLDIKLPTADAALRKMLQEQVELLDIEDTGNWSEQVRRLLRVALLTHPATMGEISTMLRLKRRTLARRLELEEATFSGLADEVQFEIARQLLRNTSLSVTEVGLALHFSELSAFSRAFTKWSGSTPMKWRADHRAKR; translated from the coding sequence GTGGTCCGGGCTGGATTAGGCCGGCTGGTCCCAAAGAGTTTCATCCGGGTCGGCGTCGCGAGTACGCTGCCAGGCGTGTTGTTCGACCTCGGCATCCAACCCAATGAAGTGTTCGGAAAAGTCGGAATTTCGGCTAGCGTTTTTTCAGATCCGGACAATACCATTCCCTTCTCCCTATTTGCTGAGCTGATCGCACTTTCTACTCGGGTCACCGGTCGCGACGACCTTGGACTGCTGATCTGCGAACGGACCAGCGCCTCCTCCCTGGGCGTCGTCGGCTTCTATCTTCAACAGGCGCCCGACGTAAGGACAGCCCTCGGCGACCTGGTTCGCTACCTGCATCACCATGATCGTGGCGCCGTGCCGTTCCTGGCGACGGATAATGACACTGTTCGGCTCGGCTATCTGATCTATGAACCCGATGCCGCCGGTTGTGACCAAATCTACGATGGCGCTTTGGCGATCGGCCGCAATATCATGCGTGCGCTGTGCGGGCCCCAATGGGCACCAAGCGAAGTTCTTCTGTCGCGGCCTACACCCCCGGCCCGGGGGCGCTATGAACGATTCTTCAATGCGCCGGTCCGCTTCGAGGCTGAGCAAAGCGCAATCTTATTCGACGAGAAATGGCTGGACATCAAGCTGCCGACTGCGGACGCGGCACTGCGCAAGATGCTGCAAGAGCAGGTTGAGCTGCTGGATATCGAGGATACGGGCAACTGGTCGGAACAGGTGAGGAGGCTGCTTAGGGTGGCGCTTCTGACACATCCGGCTACGATGGGCGAGATAAGCACGATGCTCCGGCTCAAGCGCAGAACCTTGGCGCGTCGCCTCGAATTAGAGGAGGCGACATTTTCTGGATTGGCCGACGAAGTTCAGTTCGAGATCGCACGGCAATTGTTGCGCAATACCTCGCTTTCAGTCACAGAGGTCGGTCTCGCGCTTCACTTCTCCGAGCTCAGCGCATTCAGTCGCGCCTTCACGAAGTGGTCCGGCTCGACACCGATGAAGTGGCGC
- a CDS encoding PLP-dependent aminotransferase family protein produces MNAVRTRIANRALNAGDRLTSVRRLAEIMGVSPSTVVEAYDRLEAEGVIRARRGSGFYVTGANLPPMALAEMGSPRERAVDPFWVSRQSLDADPSVLKPGCGWLPSDWMPNAALRKGLRALGRADDTLLSGYGSTRGSLALRRLLLGRFADEGITATTDQIILTASGTQAIDLICRLLLRPGDTVLVDDPCYFNFHALLRAHQVKIVGIPFTPTGPDVSAFEQGIIRENPRLYITNSALHNPTGASLSPQTAHRVLSAAAAHGLTIVEDDIFADFEPALSPRLAILDGLNRVIKIGSFSKTLSASVRCGYIAARSDWIEGLIDLQVATNFGGPSPVATKLIEGVLAGGSYRKHLDDVRKRLGHAKGKVAERLASLGITPWIMPRGGFYLWCQLPDGHDSTVIAGRCMEHGVVLAPGNVFSTSQSHGPFLRFNVAQMDDGRVFSALEQAMRGRGCK; encoded by the coding sequence ATGAACGCCGTCCGCACCAGAATCGCGAACAGAGCGCTCAATGCTGGGGATCGCTTAACCTCAGTTCGTCGCCTTGCCGAAATCATGGGTGTCTCGCCTTCCACTGTGGTCGAGGCTTACGACCGACTGGAGGCGGAAGGCGTCATTCGCGCGCGGCGCGGCTCGGGCTTCTATGTGACGGGCGCGAATCTGCCGCCGATGGCTTTGGCCGAAATGGGGTCGCCGCGCGAGCGCGCAGTCGATCCCTTCTGGGTTTCCAGACAGTCGCTCGATGCCGACCCATCTGTTCTCAAGCCAGGCTGCGGATGGCTGCCTTCGGACTGGATGCCGAACGCCGCGCTTCGCAAGGGACTGAGGGCGCTTGGCCGTGCTGACGACACGCTGCTGTCCGGCTACGGCAGCACGCGCGGTTCACTGGCCTTGCGCCGCCTACTGCTCGGCCGGTTTGCTGATGAAGGCATCACGGCGACCACGGATCAAATCATCCTGACGGCCTCAGGGACTCAGGCAATCGACCTGATTTGCCGTTTGCTGTTGCGGCCCGGCGACACGGTCCTGGTCGATGATCCCTGCTATTTCAATTTCCATGCGCTGTTGCGTGCCCATCAGGTCAAAATCGTCGGCATCCCATTTACGCCGACGGGTCCAGACGTATCCGCTTTCGAGCAAGGGATCATTCGCGAGAATCCGCGCCTCTACATTACCAACTCAGCCCTTCATAACCCCACCGGTGCAAGCCTTTCGCCGCAAACCGCACATCGCGTGCTGAGCGCCGCTGCGGCTCATGGGCTAACGATCGTGGAAGACGATATTTTCGCGGATTTTGAGCCGGCACTGTCGCCTCGCCTCGCCATTCTCGACGGCCTTAATCGCGTCATCAAGATCGGCAGCTTTTCAAAAACGCTCTCCGCCTCCGTGCGTTGCGGCTATATCGCCGCGCGGTCGGACTGGATTGAAGGACTGATTGACCTTCAGGTCGCAACCAACTTCGGCGGCCCCAGCCCTGTTGCAACGAAGCTGATCGAAGGGGTGCTGGCGGGAGGCTCGTATCGAAAGCACCTGGACGATGTGCGTAAACGCCTCGGCCACGCCAAGGGCAAAGTGGCAGAACGCCTCGCTTCCCTCGGAATTACGCCCTGGATCATGCCGCGCGGCGGCTTCTATCTTTGGTGTCAACTGCCCGACGGACACGATTCGACCGTGATTGCAGGCCGTTGTATGGAGCATGGTGTCGTTCTTGCGCCCGGCAATGTCTTCAGCACATCACAGTCGCACGGGCCATTCCTTCGTTTCAACGTGGCGCAAATGGACGACGGCCGAGTGTTCTCTGCCCTTGAGCAGGCAATGAGAGGCCGAGGCTGCAAATGA
- a CDS encoding glutathione S-transferase — protein MAQYDLLYWSVPFRGQFIRAVLAFAGKDWTERDDGLISELMEGPIGKMPVPFMGPPVLIDTETGFAISQMPAIIFYLGETLDLMPDNAHLRALTMKVVNDANDVIDELSLNGGRDMWTEERWQQFIPRLCKWMMMWEELGERNGLTKGEGYLLGEAGPGIADVITATLWTTIADRFNRIEALLAETAPHTYALSRRISALPALATLKKQAMRDYGDAYAGGQIGASMASILND, from the coding sequence GTGGCTCAATACGACCTTCTTTACTGGTCCGTACCGTTTCGCGGCCAGTTTATTCGCGCCGTGCTCGCTTTCGCCGGGAAAGACTGGACGGAAAGGGACGACGGCCTGATATCGGAGCTGATGGAGGGACCTATCGGCAAAATGCCGGTCCCTTTTATGGGTCCCCCTGTTCTGATCGATACCGAAACCGGCTTTGCAATATCCCAAATGCCGGCCATTATTTTCTATCTTGGCGAGACGTTGGATCTCATGCCGGACAACGCCCATTTGCGCGCTTTGACCATGAAGGTGGTCAATGATGCCAATGACGTGATCGACGAGTTGAGCCTCAACGGTGGTCGCGACATGTGGACGGAAGAGCGGTGGCAGCAATTTATACCGCGCCTTTGCAAATGGATGATGATGTGGGAGGAGCTCGGCGAGCGAAACGGACTCACGAAAGGAGAAGGATATCTGCTGGGGGAAGCTGGCCCGGGCATAGCAGATGTCATCACGGCAACGCTGTGGACCACCATCGCCGACCGCTTCAACAGGATTGAGGCGCTTCTCGCGGAAACAGCGCCGCACACCTATGCGCTGTCGCGACGAATATCTGCTCTCCCCGCCTTAGCGACGCTGAAGAAACAAGCAATGCGTGACTACGGGGATGCTTATGCCGGCGGACAGATTGGCGCATCGATGGCATCCATTCTGAACGACTGA
- a CDS encoding ethanolamine utilization protein has protein sequence MPVCKFAFADAILQRSPGQDGEVYAGNVVDQRHGAPVTIGFGRYGPEQSLTETMAVDDIMVIIEGRLSVSTEAGTVTAGPGEIIHMPKGERVIIHSHEQGAVTAYVTYPHWQEAL, from the coding sequence ATGCCAGTTTGCAAGTTTGCTTTCGCCGACGCGATACTGCAACGTTCACCAGGGCAGGATGGTGAAGTCTATGCGGGCAATGTCGTAGACCAGCGCCACGGCGCACCGGTGACCATCGGCTTCGGCCGCTACGGACCCGAGCAAAGTCTGACAGAGACAATGGCCGTAGACGATATCATGGTAATTATCGAGGGGCGGTTGTCCGTCTCCACTGAGGCTGGAACGGTCACGGCTGGCCCTGGCGAAATTATCCACATGCCCAAGGGTGAGAGGGTGATCATCCACTCCCACGAACAAGGCGCAGTTACCGCCTACGTCACTTACCCGCATTGGCAGGAAGCACTGTAG